The following coding sequences lie in one Arthrobacter sp. PGP41 genomic window:
- a CDS encoding zinc-dependent metalloprotease: MASNPLNSSNGDDTPKDPLTEMLQNLMGGKGMENFDPAELAKAAGLPNDPNLLAQMFSQVQAMMSAPSEGPVNWQLAHDNARRVAASSSDPSVTAQQSREVDEALRLAELWLDPVTDLPATGLIGRAWSRAEWVEATLGTWKRLTEPVANSIANALSSAMTEQMPEEMKSMMGGASSMLQNMGGAIFGMQLGQAIGALSTDVVSSTDIGVPLADLEMALLPANVAAFGEGLSLPENDIRLFLAVREAAHARLFVQVPWLRGHLLGAIEAYARGIHIDTSRIEELARDLDPGNPEGIQEALSQGVFMPQRTPAQEQALEKLETALALVEGWVDELTAAATEKLLPSAGALRETVRRRRATGGPAEHAFASLVGLELRPRRLRDAAALWATLKEERGIEGRDAIWHHPDLLPTAEDLDDPKGFSGRRKLAEASDSEVDDALQKLLSGGFDAAPEGGSGPAGQGGADGQDQGGTAKDDGDGGRPEEGRDGQPKG; this comes from the coding sequence ATGGCCTCCAATCCACTCAATTCGTCCAACGGGGATGACACCCCCAAGGATCCGTTGACCGAAATGCTGCAGAACCTCATGGGCGGCAAGGGGATGGAAAATTTCGACCCCGCCGAGCTGGCCAAAGCTGCCGGCCTGCCCAACGACCCCAACCTGCTGGCCCAGATGTTCTCCCAGGTGCAGGCAATGATGAGCGCGCCTTCGGAAGGTCCCGTCAACTGGCAGCTTGCCCACGACAACGCACGCCGGGTTGCGGCAAGCAGCAGCGATCCTTCGGTCACTGCCCAGCAGTCCCGCGAAGTCGATGAAGCCCTGCGCCTGGCGGAACTATGGCTTGACCCGGTGACAGACCTTCCTGCCACCGGCCTGATCGGCCGGGCGTGGTCCCGGGCGGAATGGGTGGAAGCCACCCTTGGCACGTGGAAGCGGCTCACCGAGCCGGTTGCCAACAGCATTGCCAACGCCCTGTCCTCCGCAATGACGGAGCAGATGCCCGAAGAGATGAAATCAATGATGGGCGGGGCATCCTCGATGCTCCAGAACATGGGCGGGGCCATCTTCGGCATGCAGCTGGGGCAGGCCATCGGCGCCCTGTCCACTGACGTGGTCAGTTCCACCGACATCGGCGTACCCCTGGCCGACCTTGAAATGGCGCTGCTGCCGGCCAACGTGGCAGCTTTCGGTGAGGGCCTGTCCCTGCCCGAGAATGACATCCGGCTTTTCCTTGCGGTACGGGAAGCTGCGCACGCCCGGCTCTTTGTCCAGGTGCCGTGGCTGCGCGGCCACCTGCTGGGCGCCATCGAGGCCTACGCCCGCGGCATACATATCGACACCTCGCGGATTGAGGAACTTGCGCGGGACCTTGATCCCGGCAACCCCGAGGGCATCCAGGAAGCCCTGTCCCAGGGAGTGTTCATGCCGCAGCGGACACCCGCACAGGAGCAGGCCCTCGAAAAGCTTGAGACGGCGCTTGCGCTCGTGGAAGGCTGGGTGGACGAACTCACCGCGGCCGCCACAGAGAAGCTGCTGCCGTCCGCGGGCGCGCTCCGCGAAACAGTGCGCCGCCGCCGGGCAACCGGCGGTCCGGCCGAGCACGCCTTCGCATCCCTGGTGGGCTTGGAGCTAAGGCCCCGCAGGCTGCGGGATGCCGCCGCGCTGTGGGCCACTTTGAAGGAAGAGCGCGGCATCGAAGGCCGCGACGCCATCTGGCACCACCCGGACCTGTTGCCCACCGCCGAGGACCTGGATGACCCCAAGGGCTTCAGCGGACGCCGCAAACTGGCCGAAGCCAGCGACAGCGAAGTGGACGACGCCCTACAGAAACTCCTCAGTGGCGGCTTCGACGCCGCTCCGGAAGGCGGGAGCGGCCCCGCGGGCCAGGGTGGCGCTGACGGCCAGGACCAGGGCGGCACTGCAAAGGACGACGGCGACGGCGGGCGGCCGGAAGAGGGGCGGGACGGCCAGCCGAAGGGCTAG
- a CDS encoding M48 metallopeptidase family protein: MKSGQGAKTAGSAAAPLTTDDGAPVVVRRSARRTRTVAAFWENGSAVVAIPARFTAAQEAEWVHRMVAKLQRQGERRAAAGRRRPATDAALAAHAAHLSAQYLGGRAVPTSVRWVSNQNSRWGSATPSEGTIRLSDKLRPMPQWVIDYVLLHELAHLLVAAHNAAFWKLLEAYPETQRAKAFLEGVSYATGRGMADPDAD; this comes from the coding sequence GTGAAGTCCGGCCAGGGCGCGAAAACGGCCGGGTCGGCTGCTGCCCCCCTGACCACTGACGACGGTGCGCCCGTTGTGGTGCGGCGTTCCGCCCGGCGCACCCGCACGGTGGCGGCCTTCTGGGAGAACGGAAGTGCAGTTGTGGCCATTCCCGCACGGTTTACCGCCGCCCAGGAGGCCGAGTGGGTCCACCGGATGGTGGCCAAGCTGCAGCGCCAGGGGGAGCGGCGGGCAGCAGCGGGCCGGAGGCGCCCGGCCACCGACGCCGCCCTTGCGGCCCACGCCGCCCACCTGTCAGCCCAGTACCTCGGGGGGCGGGCAGTGCCGACGTCCGTGCGCTGGGTCAGCAACCAGAACTCCCGCTGGGGTTCAGCTACTCCCTCTGAGGGCACCATCAGGCTCTCGGACAAACTTCGGCCAATGCCGCAGTGGGTCATCGACTACGTCCTGCTCCACGAGCTCGCCCACCTGCTGGTGGCCGCGCACAACGCCGCATTCTGGAAACTGCTGGAAGCCTACCCCGAGACCCAGCGGGCCAAAGCATTCCTGGAAGGCGTCTCCTACGCCACCGGGCGCGGCATGGCGGACCCGGACGCGGACTGA
- a CDS encoding ATP-dependent DNA helicase UvrD2 produces MTTEHIDGTASLEDRILGGLDAEQREVASTLNGPLCVLAGAGTGKTRAITHRIAYGVHSGVYSPQRLLAVTFTARAAAEMRSRLRDLGAGNVQARTFHAAALRQLQFFWPQAVGGTLPNLLDHKAQMLAEAARRLRLSTDRASIRDLASEIEWAKVSMLTPANYLENAQDRGAPGGFDLTAVARVFQSYEDVKTDRNVIDFEDVLLITVGILQEDEKVAATVREQYRHFVVDEYQDVSPLQQRLLDLWLGGRDELCVVGDASQTIYSFTGASPKHLLDFKARYPQANVVKLIRDYRSTPQVVRLANELLAGRRSGGPVADAAWATPLQLVAQRPAGPAPQFTECADDEAEAATVAQRIKALLDAGTPASEVAVLFRTNGQSEAYEQALAAAGIGYQLRGGERFFARKEVRDAILQLRAATRAVAETDSPEPLGQLVRDIVSSLGYTDSAPHSGGALRERWESLAALVALADELVQTRGAGFGLADFVNELQERSLAQHAPTVQGVTLASLHAAKGLEWDAVFLVGLSEGLMPISFADSPESVDEERRLLYVGITRAREHLSLSWSTARTPGGRANRKPSRFLDGLRPDSVATSTTRGKVPVSRRKAAAPAMCRVCGSMLATGAERKVGRCNSCPPSYEEQTFDALRNWRREVALAAEVPAFVVFTDATLTAIAEARPASLEELAGLAGVGPSKLERYGEDVLRVLTESTSL; encoded by the coding sequence GTGACTACAGAACATATTGACGGGACAGCATCCCTGGAGGACCGCATCCTTGGCGGCCTGGACGCAGAGCAACGGGAAGTGGCCAGCACCCTGAACGGCCCGCTGTGTGTCCTGGCGGGCGCAGGAACCGGTAAGACACGCGCCATCACCCACCGCATTGCCTACGGCGTCCACTCCGGCGTCTATTCGCCGCAGCGGCTGCTTGCCGTGACCTTCACGGCCCGGGCCGCTGCCGAGATGCGGAGCCGGCTGCGGGATCTCGGGGCGGGCAACGTGCAGGCGCGGACATTCCACGCCGCTGCCCTGCGCCAGCTGCAGTTCTTCTGGCCGCAGGCAGTTGGCGGGACCCTGCCCAACCTCCTGGACCACAAGGCGCAGATGCTGGCCGAGGCCGCCCGGCGGCTCCGGCTCAGCACCGACAGGGCCTCCATCCGCGATCTCGCCTCCGAGATTGAATGGGCCAAGGTGTCCATGCTCACCCCGGCCAACTACCTGGAAAACGCCCAGGACAGGGGTGCCCCGGGAGGGTTCGACCTCACGGCCGTGGCACGGGTTTTCCAGTCCTACGAGGACGTGAAGACGGACCGCAACGTCATTGACTTCGAGGACGTCCTGCTGATCACGGTGGGAATCCTCCAGGAGGACGAGAAGGTCGCCGCCACCGTCCGCGAGCAGTACCGGCACTTTGTGGTGGATGAGTACCAGGACGTCTCCCCGCTGCAGCAGCGGCTCCTGGACCTCTGGCTCGGCGGCCGGGACGAACTCTGCGTCGTCGGCGACGCCAGCCAGACCATCTATTCATTTACGGGCGCTTCCCCCAAGCACCTCCTGGATTTCAAAGCACGCTACCCGCAGGCCAACGTGGTCAAACTGATCCGGGACTACCGCTCCACGCCGCAGGTCGTGAGGCTCGCCAATGAGTTGCTGGCCGGCCGGCGGAGCGGCGGTCCGGTGGCCGACGCCGCCTGGGCAACACCCCTCCAGCTCGTGGCCCAGCGGCCGGCGGGCCCGGCACCCCAGTTCACCGAGTGCGCAGACGACGAAGCAGAGGCAGCCACTGTTGCCCAGAGGATCAAGGCACTGCTGGACGCGGGCACTCCCGCCAGCGAGGTGGCCGTCCTGTTCCGGACCAACGGCCAGTCCGAGGCCTACGAACAGGCCCTCGCTGCGGCCGGCATCGGCTACCAGCTGCGCGGCGGCGAGCGGTTCTTCGCCCGCAAGGAGGTCCGGGACGCCATCCTGCAGCTTCGGGCCGCAACCCGGGCCGTCGCGGAGACGGATTCCCCCGAGCCCCTGGGGCAGCTGGTCCGGGACATCGTCTCGTCCCTCGGCTACACGGACTCCGCCCCCCACAGCGGCGGCGCACTGCGGGAACGCTGGGAATCGCTGGCGGCCCTGGTGGCGCTTGCCGATGAACTGGTCCAAACCCGGGGTGCCGGTTTTGGGCTGGCCGACTTCGTGAACGAACTCCAGGAACGCTCCCTCGCCCAGCACGCCCCCACCGTCCAGGGGGTGACCCTGGCCTCGCTGCACGCGGCCAAGGGCCTGGAATGGGATGCGGTGTTCCTGGTGGGCCTCAGCGAGGGTCTGATGCCCATCTCCTTCGCCGACTCGCCCGAGTCGGTGGATGAGGAACGGAGGCTGCTTTACGTGGGAATCACCCGTGCCCGGGAGCACCTCTCGTTGTCCTGGTCCACAGCCCGGACCCCGGGCGGACGGGCAAACCGGAAACCGTCAAGGTTCCTGGACGGGTTGCGCCCGGACTCAGTGGCAACGTCAACCACCCGGGGGAAGGTTCCGGTGTCCCGCCGGAAGGCCGCCGCTCCCGCCATGTGCCGGGTCTGTGGAAGCATGCTTGCCACTGGCGCGGAACGCAAGGTGGGCCGCTGCAACTCCTGTCCGCCGAGCTACGAGGAGCAGACCTTCGATGCCCTGCGGAACTGGCGCCGCGAAGTTGCCCTCGCCGCTGAGGTGCCTGCGTTCGTAGTGTTCACCGATGCCACGCTCACAGCCATCGCTGAGGCGCGCCCCGCCTCGCTCGAGGAGCTGGCCGGGCTGGCAGGAGTGGGCCCGTCCAAGCTGGAACGGTACGGGGAAGACGTTCTGCGCGTCCTCACGGAAAGCACTTCCCTGTGA
- the nudC gene encoding NAD(+) diphosphatase: MSHAESVTPVYQGQQAMLPANHLRDTLLPVRPALVDRGSAERTAPGIVASQLANPATLAVVLSGRQGLVQGGGLFTAAAGPLLEELTTAGSAPELVIFLGTALPDSDFPAGTGLLLFVLPEPAAPGTAGIPSDAQWAGFRDVAAGLTPTHTALFVESSAIANWHSGHTHCPRCGKPTEVEAGGWVRRCPEDLSEHYPRTDPAIIVTVEGPDGRLLLGGGGPADARNYSTLAGFVEPGESLEQAVVREIYEEVGVRVTACQYLGSQSWPFPASLMLGFTAVTEDSEAKPDGVEVTRARWFSREELQEAVLSGEITISSRLSIARSLIEHWYGGRIRDLAGA; this comes from the coding sequence ATGAGCCACGCCGAGTCTGTTACACCGGTCTACCAGGGGCAGCAGGCAATGCTGCCCGCCAACCACCTCAGGGACACATTGCTCCCTGTCAGGCCGGCGCTGGTGGACCGCGGATCGGCCGAGCGCACGGCCCCCGGAATAGTTGCCAGCCAGCTGGCCAACCCCGCAACGCTGGCTGTTGTCCTTTCCGGCCGGCAGGGGCTGGTCCAGGGCGGCGGGTTGTTTACAGCCGCTGCGGGGCCCTTGCTTGAGGAACTCACCACGGCAGGCTCAGCCCCGGAACTGGTCATCTTCCTAGGCACCGCCCTCCCGGACTCCGACTTTCCCGCAGGAACCGGGCTGCTGCTGTTTGTCCTGCCGGAGCCGGCGGCCCCGGGAACAGCCGGGATCCCGTCCGACGCCCAGTGGGCCGGTTTCCGCGACGTGGCTGCCGGGCTGACCCCAACCCACACCGCGCTTTTTGTCGAATCAAGTGCCATCGCCAACTGGCATTCCGGCCACACGCACTGTCCGCGCTGCGGGAAGCCCACCGAGGTGGAAGCCGGGGGCTGGGTGCGTCGCTGCCCGGAGGACTTGTCGGAACACTACCCGCGCACGGATCCCGCCATCATTGTTACCGTTGAGGGCCCTGACGGCCGGCTGCTGCTGGGCGGCGGAGGTCCTGCGGATGCCAGGAACTATTCTACGCTGGCAGGCTTCGTGGAGCCGGGGGAGTCCCTGGAACAGGCAGTAGTCCGCGAGATCTACGAAGAGGTTGGCGTCCGGGTGACCGCATGCCAGTACCTCGGATCGCAGTCCTGGCCGTTCCCGGCCTCCCTTATGCTTGGATTTACCGCCGTCACCGAGGACTCCGAAGCAAAGCCCGACGGCGTAGAGGTCACCAGGGCACGCTGGTTCAGCCGGGAGGAACTCCAGGAAGCCGTGCTCAGCGGGGAGATCACCATCTCCAGCCGGCTTTCCATTGCCCGCTCGCTGATTGAGCATTGGTACGGCGGACGCATCCGGGACCTGGCCGGGGCCTGA
- a CDS encoding macrolide 2'-phosphotransferase, which produces MRRKPIELAAVATAAVPGLTPTAVSSAPDDPADFDSALLLDSEGKRWRVRSPRHAEASARLETEFLVLRAFAPGIRAELPFLMPTVAGSVRLGSLSTFVYSHLGGSTRSVEELTAGPDALAREIGIALAAIHDLPRALVSNADLPSYTPNEFRQRRLNELDQAATTGKIPPALLLRWEHALEDVSLWRFNPCVVHGDLHEDNLLVEGQRVTAVTGWTDLRIGDPADDFAWLVASNEHDFVDAVLAAYTSGRRDAPDNHLLRRAALSAEFALAQYLVKGIAAGDASMIAEAEEMLDTLASDVAEHGGQPISVEPLPPAAAAGGPDSVAREAVAPDAVPSIRAADDDVPAAVPPVTVLPVPAQPAVVVTPIPVAASPVRVEPVPAPEPSAGGPDDTSTAALSIVDVKKDQGN; this is translated from the coding sequence GTGAGAAGAAAACCGATTGAACTGGCAGCCGTTGCAACTGCGGCAGTCCCCGGACTGACCCCGACGGCTGTTAGCTCTGCTCCGGACGATCCCGCGGACTTCGACTCTGCCCTGCTCCTTGATTCGGAGGGGAAGCGCTGGCGGGTGAGGTCCCCGCGGCACGCCGAGGCCAGCGCACGGCTGGAAACCGAGTTCCTGGTACTTCGCGCCTTCGCGCCGGGCATTCGGGCTGAGCTGCCTTTTCTGATGCCTACGGTTGCGGGCAGTGTGCGGCTGGGCAGCCTGAGCACGTTCGTGTACTCCCATCTGGGCGGGAGCACCCGCAGTGTCGAAGAACTCACGGCCGGACCGGATGCCCTCGCCCGCGAAATCGGCATCGCGCTGGCGGCCATTCACGATCTTCCCCGGGCCCTGGTCAGCAACGCGGACCTGCCCAGCTACACCCCGAACGAATTCCGGCAGCGCAGGCTGAATGAGCTGGACCAGGCAGCCACCACCGGGAAGATTCCCCCCGCCCTGCTGCTCCGCTGGGAACACGCGCTGGAAGACGTCTCCCTGTGGCGCTTCAATCCCTGCGTCGTGCACGGGGACCTGCACGAGGACAACCTGCTGGTGGAGGGCCAGCGGGTCACGGCGGTGACCGGCTGGACCGATCTTCGGATCGGCGACCCCGCGGACGACTTCGCGTGGCTGGTGGCCTCCAACGAGCATGATTTTGTGGATGCGGTTCTGGCGGCCTACACCTCCGGCCGCCGTGACGCCCCCGACAACCACCTCCTCCGGCGGGCCGCGCTCTCCGCTGAATTCGCCCTCGCGCAGTACTTGGTGAAGGGCATCGCTGCCGGCGATGCCTCCATGATTGCCGAGGCAGAAGAAATGCTGGACACGCTGGCAAGCGATGTTGCAGAGCACGGCGGGCAGCCCATCAGTGTTGAGCCCCTGCCGCCAGCGGCAGCTGCCGGGGGGCCTGACTCCGTGGCGCGTGAGGCCGTTGCGCCCGACGCCGTCCCAAGCATCCGGGCGGCCGACGACGACGTGCCGGCGGCCGTGCCACCGGTCACCGTCCTGCCCGTCCCGGCCCAGCCCGCTGTCGTCGTGACTCCAATCCCAGTGGCCGCGTCTCCCGTTCGGGTGGAGCCAGTGCCCGCGCCTGAGCCTTCCGCCGGCGGACCGGACGACACATCCACCGCGGCGCTCTCGATCGTCGACGTCAAGAAGGACCAGGGGAACTGA
- a CDS encoding ATP-dependent DNA helicase, whose product MTPISGPGPDAEPLPQPRFSPEELSVLLGEKNVPTPEQSAIISSPLAPRLVIAGAGSGKTATMADRVVWLVANGWVRPEEVLGVTFTRKAAGELATRIRGKLAALQRLVIKDRGVRDSAEADSGGKVFQDGLLSSDALEPKVSTYHSFASGIVSDYGLRLGVERDVVLLGGAQAWQLATEVVEGYDGEYGHFRAAKSTLVKAVIQLAGECAEHLQEPEDVEAWLMARLSDFESLPYLADKKKNPPQAAADLAGMLRTRASVADMVGRYAAAKRARGALDFGDLVALAARVAQDVPLAAQMERQRYKVVLLDEFQDTSHAQLVLFSRLFGGGHAVTAVGDPNQSIYGFRGASAGQLFHFVREFPVRTGTPRHGTAPTGTDGTAGRGMAESGDNWAPAPTSYLTTAWRNGRSILAAANVMSESLARAAAQRGPAGGGGPAAPKVPPLQPSPHAAAGSVVLGRFGSDVDEASALADDVLKYRVTDFELKPDGSPVPPAVAVLCRRRAQMEPIRRQLEARGIPYEIVGLGGLLDTPEIVDLVATLRVLADPGRSDALMRLLAGARWRIGPADLMALRDWSSQLARRRGQAGRGDDQLPDDGPAVLESDLTDAASLVEALDWLPREGWTSSNGRSLTPAARERMVRLSTELRQLRGYLGDDLTTLLGEVERAMLLDIEVAARPGISIHQARRNLDAFQDAAAGFLRTSQRVDILAFLSWLEAASAEENGLEAPPGDVNREAVQLLTVHASKGLEWDVVFVPGLNAKDFPSDRDSRWSSGSAALPWPLRGDRADLPQWDLDQPDQKGWLDAEKDFKAAVQAHGESEERRLAYVAYTRAKHVLWASSAAWVGSRSGRAEMSPFLAELETLTAGASGGPARAVIHPRSVEEPSLPETSPLTLDTEVAGWPYDPLEGPVDPRTGERLRLAGGRRHAMETAAARVMAAMEDSRRGRAAARESELPGVAAGWAREAALLLERRARRSSARDVHLPTHISASTLVDLGEDPSAVAWRLRRPVPREPGMSARKGTAFHAWVEEYFGTAGLLDLGEAPGSDDHIDAAYDLDAMVATFRSSPWAHRSPAFIEVPVETRVGDVVVRGRVDAVFQDPDGRWDLVDWKTGRRPSGNLLRTKAVQLAVYRLAWSRLKGVPLEDVRAAFFYVADNEVVRPHDLGTASQLEEIVAAALSSPGPS is encoded by the coding sequence ATGACCCCGATTTCCGGGCCAGGCCCGGATGCGGAGCCACTCCCGCAGCCCCGCTTCAGCCCGGAGGAGCTTTCTGTGCTCCTGGGGGAGAAGAACGTTCCAACCCCTGAGCAGTCGGCCATCATTTCGTCGCCTCTCGCGCCGAGGCTGGTCATTGCGGGGGCGGGGTCCGGCAAGACAGCCACTATGGCGGACCGGGTGGTGTGGCTCGTCGCCAACGGCTGGGTCCGCCCCGAGGAAGTCCTGGGCGTGACTTTCACCCGCAAGGCAGCAGGTGAACTTGCCACCCGTATCCGGGGAAAACTGGCCGCCCTCCAGCGCTTGGTTATCAAGGACAGAGGTGTCCGGGACAGCGCCGAAGCGGACAGCGGGGGCAAGGTTTTCCAGGACGGGCTGCTCAGCAGCGATGCACTCGAACCGAAAGTTTCCACCTACCACTCCTTCGCCAGCGGCATCGTCTCTGACTATGGGCTGCGCCTGGGAGTGGAGCGGGACGTGGTCCTGCTGGGCGGTGCGCAGGCCTGGCAGCTGGCCACCGAGGTGGTGGAGGGTTATGACGGCGAATACGGGCATTTCCGGGCTGCCAAGTCCACGCTGGTGAAGGCAGTTATCCAGCTGGCCGGTGAATGCGCCGAGCACCTCCAGGAACCCGAGGACGTCGAAGCCTGGCTGATGGCCCGGTTGTCCGACTTCGAGTCACTCCCTTACCTAGCCGACAAAAAGAAGAACCCCCCGCAGGCAGCGGCCGATCTCGCCGGCATGTTGAGGACCAGGGCCAGCGTGGCGGACATGGTTGGCCGGTACGCGGCGGCGAAGCGGGCCCGGGGGGCACTTGATTTTGGCGATCTGGTGGCCCTTGCCGCCCGCGTGGCGCAGGACGTGCCCTTGGCTGCCCAGATGGAACGGCAGCGCTACAAGGTGGTCCTGCTCGACGAGTTCCAGGACACTTCCCACGCCCAACTGGTCCTGTTCTCCCGGCTCTTCGGCGGCGGGCACGCGGTGACCGCCGTTGGCGACCCCAACCAGTCGATTTACGGCTTCCGCGGCGCGTCGGCAGGCCAGTTGTTCCATTTCGTGCGGGAGTTCCCCGTGCGGACAGGGACGCCACGACATGGGACAGCGCCAACCGGTACGGATGGGACGGCGGGACGGGGCATGGCGGAAAGCGGGGACAACTGGGCTCCCGCGCCGACCTCGTACCTGACAACGGCGTGGCGGAACGGACGCTCCATCCTGGCCGCTGCCAACGTGATGTCTGAATCCTTGGCCCGGGCAGCCGCGCAGCGCGGACCGGCGGGCGGGGGAGGGCCGGCCGCACCAAAGGTGCCGCCGCTGCAGCCGAGCCCTCATGCTGCAGCGGGATCAGTGGTGCTGGGGCGGTTCGGAAGCGATGTGGATGAAGCCTCAGCGCTGGCCGATGACGTCCTGAAGTACCGGGTGACGGATTTTGAGCTGAAGCCCGACGGGTCGCCGGTTCCGCCCGCCGTCGCTGTCCTTTGCCGGCGGCGCGCACAAATGGAGCCCATCCGGCGGCAGCTGGAAGCCCGTGGCATTCCCTACGAGATTGTTGGTCTTGGCGGGCTCCTTGATACTCCCGAAATCGTGGATCTTGTTGCAACCCTGCGTGTCCTGGCCGACCCCGGCCGTTCCGACGCGCTGATGCGCCTGCTGGCGGGGGCCCGTTGGCGGATCGGACCCGCAGATCTGATGGCCTTGCGGGACTGGTCCAGCCAGCTTGCCCGGCGTCGGGGCCAGGCCGGACGGGGCGATGACCAGCTTCCGGATGACGGACCGGCCGTCCTCGAAAGCGACCTTACTGATGCCGCCAGCCTGGTGGAGGCATTGGACTGGCTGCCGCGGGAAGGATGGACCTCATCGAACGGCAGGTCCCTGACCCCCGCTGCGCGGGAGCGGATGGTCCGGCTCTCCACAGAGCTGCGTCAGCTCCGGGGCTACCTTGGGGACGACCTCACCACCCTGCTCGGGGAGGTGGAAAGGGCCATGCTCCTTGATATCGAGGTTGCCGCCAGGCCCGGCATCAGCATCCATCAGGCGCGCCGGAACCTCGATGCCTTCCAGGATGCCGCTGCCGGGTTCCTGCGAACGTCCCAGCGCGTGGACATCCTCGCCTTCCTGTCCTGGCTGGAGGCTGCCTCAGCAGAAGAAAACGGACTGGAAGCACCACCCGGCGACGTCAACCGGGAAGCTGTGCAGCTGCTTACGGTCCATGCTTCCAAGGGGCTGGAATGGGATGTCGTTTTCGTGCCGGGACTGAACGCCAAGGACTTCCCCAGCGACCGCGACTCGCGCTGGAGCAGCGGGTCCGCGGCCTTGCCCTGGCCGCTGCGCGGTGACCGGGCAGACCTTCCCCAATGGGACCTCGACCAGCCTGACCAAAAAGGCTGGCTGGATGCGGAGAAGGACTTCAAGGCAGCTGTCCAGGCCCACGGGGAATCTGAGGAGCGCCGCCTTGCCTACGTGGCGTACACCCGGGCCAAGCATGTCCTGTGGGCGTCCAGCGCCGCCTGGGTGGGATCCAGGTCGGGACGGGCGGAAATGTCGCCATTCCTGGCAGAGCTTGAAACCCTGACCGCCGGGGCCAGCGGGGGCCCGGCGCGGGCGGTCATCCATCCCCGCTCCGTGGAGGAGCCCTCCCTGCCTGAGACCAGCCCGCTTACCCTCGATACCGAGGTGGCCGGCTGGCCGTACGATCCCCTGGAGGGGCCGGTGGACCCGCGCACGGGGGAGCGCCTGCGCCTGGCGGGCGGCCGGAGGCACGCGATGGAAACCGCTGCTGCCCGGGTCATGGCGGCGATGGAGGACTCCCGCCGCGGGCGGGCTGCCGCCCGGGAATCTGAACTTCCAGGGGTTGCCGCCGGCTGGGCCCGGGAAGCGGCGTTGCTGCTCGAACGCCGGGCCAGGAGGTCTTCAGCCCGGGACGTCCACCTCCCCACCCACATTTCGGCGTCCACCCTTGTTGATCTGGGCGAGGACCCTTCAGCCGTGGCCTGGCGGCTGCGCAGGCCCGTGCCACGGGAACCGGGCATGTCGGCAAGGAAGGGCACGGCTTTCCACGCGTGGGTGGAAGAGTACTTTGGCACCGCAGGCCTGCTGGACCTCGGTGAAGCGCCGGGCTCGGATGATCACATCGATGCGGCGTACGACCTCGACGCCATGGTGGCCACCTTCCGGTCGTCCCCCTGGGCCCACCGCTCTCCGGCCTTCATTGAAGTTCCGGTGGAGACCCGAGTCGGGGACGTGGTGGTTCGTGGCCGTGTTGACGCGGTGTTCCAGGATCCTGACGGACGCTGGGACCTGGTGGACTGGAAGACCGGCCGACGGCCCTCCGGGAACCTGCTTCGGACCAAGGCCGTCCAGCTGGCGGTGTACCGGCTGGCCTGGTCGAGGCTGAAGGGCGTGCCGCTGGAGGACGTGCGTGCGGCGTTCTTCTACGTTGCTGATAACGAAGTAGTGCGGCCCCACGACCTGGGAACAGCAAGCCAGTTGGAGGAGATCGTGGCGGCAGCCCTCAGTTCCCCTGGTCCTTCTTGA